From a region of the Streptomyces sp. NBC_00193 genome:
- a CDS encoding alpha/beta hydrolase: MRMPRVPATVVLAALALAASLPMTSAAGAAPPGPPRATAASAATEAARAAGAGLAARQAARDGLEFGPCPVAEGLGPDVRCGTLRVPVDYARPFGEQTEILVSRVAASGAGGVRRQGALVYNPGGPGGNGLFFPLVADLPEWRRIGAAYDLVGYAPRGVGRSGHPLSCQDPAQYAPAPAEAAGARPDAAAKEQRIAAARAYARGCAERAGAALGSYTTLNNVRDLHVLRAALGEGGLTFMGASYGTYLGSVYATLYPGHVRRMVFDSAVDPDPRKVWYRNNLAQAPGFERRWADFRAWAARHHAAYGLGSTPEAVQASYERVRAALAREPAGGVVGTGQLHSAYLRAAYYDEVWPGRAAALAAFLRGDPRPLVSLAAPDPAAAVEGENATAVYTATLCNDAPWPADWETWDRDNTELARTAPFETWANAFLNLPCAFWPVRERQRPVDVGPRPDAPLPQTLIVAAERDGATPYGGALELQRRLGPGAGLVTEQGAGTHGVVGGRNDCVDAHVERYLLTGDTAGSRVTCAPHPEPAPVSLDDRAAIARGHPRALLPPVV; encoded by the coding sequence ATGCGCATGCCCCGGGTGCCCGCCACGGTCGTGCTGGCCGCCCTCGCGCTGGCCGCCTCCCTGCCGATGACCTCCGCCGCCGGGGCCGCTCCCCCGGGGCCGCCCCGGGCGACGGCGGCCAGTGCGGCCACCGAGGCCGCCAGGGCCGCCGGGGCCGGACTCGCGGCCCGTCAGGCAGCCCGCGACGGACTGGAGTTCGGGCCCTGCCCCGTCGCCGAGGGACTCGGACCGGACGTGCGGTGCGGCACGCTCCGGGTCCCCGTCGACTACGCCCGGCCCTTCGGGGAGCAGACCGAGATCCTCGTCAGCCGGGTCGCCGCCTCCGGCGCGGGCGGGGTCCGGCGGCAGGGGGCGCTCGTGTACAACCCCGGCGGACCGGGCGGGAACGGCCTGTTCTTCCCGCTCGTCGCCGACCTGCCCGAGTGGCGCCGCATCGGGGCCGCCTACGACCTCGTCGGCTACGCCCCGCGCGGGGTCGGCCGCTCGGGGCACCCGCTGTCCTGCCAGGACCCGGCGCAGTACGCCCCGGCCCCGGCCGAGGCCGCCGGGGCGCGGCCGGACGCCGCCGCCAAGGAGCAGCGGATCGCCGCCGCGCGGGCCTACGCCCGCGGCTGCGCGGAGCGGGCCGGGGCCGCCCTCGGCTCGTACACGACCCTGAACAACGTCCGCGACCTGCACGTGCTGCGTGCCGCTCTCGGCGAGGGCGGGCTGACCTTCATGGGGGCCTCGTACGGCACGTACCTCGGCTCGGTCTACGCGACCCTCTACCCCGGCCACGTCCGCCGGATGGTCTTCGACTCGGCCGTCGACCCGGACCCGCGCAAGGTCTGGTACCGCAACAACCTCGCCCAGGCCCCCGGCTTCGAGCGCCGCTGGGCGGACTTCCGTGCCTGGGCGGCCCGCCACCACGCCGCGTACGGGCTCGGCTCCACCCCCGAAGCGGTGCAGGCGAGTTACGAGCGGGTGCGGGCGGCGCTCGCCCGTGAACCGGCGGGCGGGGTGGTCGGCACCGGGCAGCTGCACTCCGCGTACTTGCGGGCCGCGTACTACGACGAGGTCTGGCCGGGCCGGGCGGCTGCCCTGGCGGCGTTCCTGCGCGGTGACCCGCGCCCGCTCGTCTCGCTCGCCGCTCCGGACCCGGCGGCGGCCGTCGAGGGCGAGAACGCGACGGCCGTCTACACGGCGACCCTGTGCAACGACGCCCCGTGGCCCGCCGACTGGGAGACCTGGGACCGCGACAACACCGAACTGGCCCGCACGGCCCCCTTCGAGACCTGGGCCAACGCCTTCCTGAACCTGCCCTGCGCCTTCTGGCCGGTGCGCGAACGGCAGCGGCCGGTGGACGTCGGACCACGGCCGGACGCGCCGCTCCCCCAGACGCTGATCGTCGCGGCCGAGCGGGACGGCGCCACCCCGTACGGGGGCGCGCTGGAGCTCCAGCGGCGGCTCGGGCCGGGGGCGGGGCTGGTGACGGAGCAGGGGGCCGGTACCCACGGAGTGGTCGGCGGACGCAATGACTGCGTGGACGCTCACGTGGAGCGGTACTTGCTGACGGGTGACACGGCGGGGTCACGTGTCACGTGTGCGCCGCATCCGGAGCCCGCACCGGTGTCGCTGGACGACCGGGCAGCGATCGCCCGGGGGCACCCCAGGGCGTTGCTGCCGCCAGTCGTCTGA
- the hemQ gene encoding hydrogen peroxide-dependent heme synthase yields the protein MTAPEKIPNAGKKAKDLNEVIRYTLWSVFKLKDVLPENRAGFADEVQELFDQLAAKDITVRGTYDVSGLRADADIMIWWHAETSDELQTAYNLFRRTKLGRALEPVWSNMALHRPAEFNKSHIPAFLADETPRDYVSVYPFVRSYDWYLLPDEDRRRMLKDHGMMARGYPDVRANTVASFSLGDYEWLLAFEADELYRIVDLMRHLRASEARMHVREEVPFYTGRRKSVADLVAGLA from the coding sequence ATGACTGCACCAGAGAAGATTCCCAACGCGGGGAAGAAGGCGAAGGACCTCAACGAGGTCATCCGCTACACCCTGTGGTCCGTCTTCAAGCTGAAGGACGTGCTCCCCGAGAACCGCGCCGGCTTCGCCGACGAGGTCCAGGAGCTGTTCGACCAGCTGGCCGCCAAGGACATCACCGTCCGCGGCACCTATGACGTCTCCGGCCTGCGCGCCGACGCGGACATCATGATCTGGTGGCACGCGGAGACCTCCGACGAGCTGCAGACCGCCTACAACCTGTTCCGCCGCACCAAGCTGGGCCGCGCGCTGGAGCCGGTCTGGTCGAACATGGCCCTGCACCGCCCGGCCGAGTTCAACAAGTCCCACATCCCGGCCTTCCTGGCCGACGAGACGCCGCGCGACTACGTCAGCGTCTACCCCTTCGTGCGCAGCTACGACTGGTACCTGCTGCCCGACGAGGACCGCCGCCGCATGCTCAAGGATCACGGCATGATGGCCCGCGGCTACCCCGACGTGCGCGCCAACACCGTCGCCTCCTTCTCGCTCGGCGACTACGAATGGCTGCTGGCCTTCGAGGCCGACGAGCTGTACCGCATCGTCGACCTCATGCGCCACCTGCGCGCCTCCGAGGCCCGCATGCACGTCCGCGAAGAGGTGCCCTTCTACACCGGGCGCCGCAAGTCCGTCGCCGATCTGGTGGCCGGACTCGCCTAA
- the hemG gene encoding protoporphyrinogen oxidase, producing the protein MHEADTRTDRPAPAGHVVVIGGGIAGLAAAHRLLAEGLRVTLLEAGPRLGGKLRSGELAGLRVDLGAESVLARRPEALELARAVGLGEALQPPATATARLWTRGVLRPLPGGHVMGVPGDLGPLAASGVLSAEGLARAGAEDALEPEEIGEDVALGEYVAARLGHEVVDRLVEPLLGGVYAGNAYRISMRAAVPQLFDVARTHASLGEGVRELQARAARAGQTGPVFSGIDGGIGRLPLAVAEACRAAGARILLDTPARELTRTATGWRVVADGAGGAETIEADAVVLAVQAGPAARLLDRIAPSAASELRGVEYASMALVTMALRRSDLPAGIADGGASGFLVPPVDGRTIKASTFSSNKWAWAGTDPDLFLLRTSVGRHGDEGDLKRSDEELVEVSLADLGEAVGLAPTVRPVATTVTRWDGGLPQYPVGHLGKVARIRSAVAALPGLAVCGALYDGVGIPACIASAGKAADVVIATLGAAGAPLAPTTDQHTGQ; encoded by the coding sequence ATGCACGAAGCGGACACCCGTACGGACCGGCCGGCCCCCGCCGGCCACGTCGTCGTCATCGGCGGCGGCATCGCGGGCCTCGCGGCAGCCCACCGGCTGCTCGCCGAGGGCCTTCGCGTCACCCTCCTGGAGGCCGGCCCGCGCCTCGGCGGCAAGCTGCGTTCCGGCGAACTCGCCGGCCTGCGCGTGGACCTCGGCGCCGAATCCGTACTCGCCCGCCGTCCCGAAGCACTCGAACTGGCCCGCGCCGTGGGCCTCGGCGAGGCCCTGCAGCCGCCCGCCACCGCCACCGCCCGCCTCTGGACCCGCGGCGTGCTGCGCCCCCTGCCGGGCGGTCACGTCATGGGCGTCCCCGGCGACCTGGGCCCGCTCGCCGCCTCCGGGGTGCTCTCGGCCGAGGGGCTGGCCCGGGCCGGAGCCGAAGACGCGCTGGAGCCGGAGGAGATCGGCGAGGACGTGGCCCTCGGCGAGTACGTCGCCGCCCGCCTGGGCCACGAGGTCGTCGACCGGCTCGTGGAACCGCTGCTCGGCGGGGTCTACGCCGGCAACGCCTACCGCATCTCGATGCGGGCCGCCGTCCCGCAGCTCTTCGACGTCGCCCGCACCCACGCCTCCCTGGGCGAGGGCGTACGGGAACTGCAGGCCCGGGCGGCCCGCGCGGGCCAGACCGGTCCCGTCTTCTCCGGCATCGACGGCGGCATCGGCAGGCTCCCGCTCGCCGTCGCCGAGGCCTGCCGGGCGGCCGGAGCCCGGATCCTCCTCGACACCCCCGCGCGCGAGCTGACCCGTACCGCCACCGGCTGGCGCGTGGTCGCCGACGGGGCGGGCGGCGCCGAGACCATCGAGGCCGACGCGGTGGTCCTGGCCGTCCAGGCCGGACCCGCCGCCCGGCTGCTCGACCGGATCGCGCCCTCCGCGGCCTCCGAGCTGCGCGGGGTCGAGTACGCCTCCATGGCCCTGGTCACGATGGCCCTGCGCCGCTCCGACCTGCCGGCCGGGATCGCCGACGGCGGCGCGAGCGGATTCCTCGTACCGCCCGTCGACGGCCGGACGATCAAGGCCTCGACCTTCTCCAGCAACAAGTGGGCCTGGGCCGGGACCGATCCCGACCTCTTCCTGCTGCGCACCTCCGTCGGCCGCCACGGCGACGAGGGCGACCTGAAGCGCTCCGACGAAGAACTGGTCGAGGTCTCCCTCGCCGACCTCGGCGAGGCCGTGGGGCTCGCCCCCACCGTCCGCCCGGTGGCCACCACCGTCACCCGCTGGGACGGCGGCCTGCCCCAGTACCCCGTCGGCCACCTCGGCAAGGTGGCCCGGATCCGCTCCGCCGTCGCGGCCCTGCCGGGCCTCGCGGTGTGCGGAGCGCTGTACGACGGGGTCGGCATCCCGGCCTGCATCGCGAGCGCCGGCAAGGCCGCCGACGTGGTGATCGCCACGTTGGGGGCCGCTGGGGCACCCCTGGCGCCGACCACTGATCAGCACACGGGACAATAG
- a CDS encoding DUF4349 domain-containing protein: MHTQHRRYGRYGRRSATALAALSLTGALVLTGCGADGATSDKAAVGADAKAPEAAVGQGGAAAPAPAASGAPAPGADKNQPQAPAVRTQIIRTATLGVETADVQKATAGARSAAENAGGYVGNEGTTRAPDGSMTSTVTLRVPGERFDAVLAAMEGAGKLLNRKVEAQDVTQKVADVDSRVKSQQASVARVREMMEKASGLSEVVTLESELSKRQADLESLLAQQTALKDQTSLGTITLTFSEPGKPVAKEAEKPDPGFLDALAGGWKAFAAVLLYVLMALAAASPFLLSGGFLLLAFRQYRKWRPAKEKPGTARRLPAQGGPKWPGHTAATPADPADSNATPPQVQD; this comes from the coding sequence ATGCACACCCAGCACAGACGTTACGGGCGGTACGGACGGCGTTCGGCGACGGCGCTGGCCGCGCTCTCCCTGACCGGGGCCCTCGTCCTCACCGGCTGCGGCGCCGACGGCGCCACCTCGGACAAGGCGGCGGTCGGGGCGGACGCGAAGGCGCCGGAGGCTGCCGTGGGGCAGGGCGGGGCGGCGGCTCCGGCCCCGGCCGCGTCGGGGGCTCCGGCCCCGGGCGCCGACAAGAACCAGCCGCAGGCTCCCGCCGTCCGCACGCAGATCATCCGGACGGCGACGCTGGGCGTGGAGACGGCCGACGTCCAGAAGGCGACGGCCGGTGCCCGGTCGGCGGCGGAGAACGCGGGCGGGTACGTGGGCAACGAGGGCACCACGCGCGCGCCCGACGGGTCGATGACCTCGACGGTGACCCTGCGGGTGCCGGGCGAGCGCTTCGACGCGGTACTGGCCGCGATGGAGGGCGCCGGGAAGCTGCTCAACCGCAAGGTCGAGGCGCAGGACGTGACGCAGAAGGTCGCGGACGTCGACAGCCGGGTCAAGTCCCAGCAGGCGAGCGTGGCGCGGGTGCGCGAGATGATGGAGAAGGCCTCGGGGCTGTCCGAGGTGGTCACCCTGGAGTCGGAACTCAGCAAGCGCCAGGCCGATCTGGAGTCCCTGCTCGCCCAGCAGACGGCGCTGAAGGACCAGACCTCGCTCGGCACGATCACGCTGACGTTCTCGGAGCCGGGCAAGCCGGTGGCCAAGGAGGCCGAGAAGCCGGATCCGGGCTTCCTCGACGCCCTGGCCGGCGGCTGGAAGGCCTTCGCCGCCGTGCTGCTCTACGTCCTGATGGCGCTCGCCGCGGCCTCGCCGTTCCTGCTCAGCGGCGGGTTCCTGCTGCTCGCCTTCCGGCAGTACCGCAAGTGGCGCCCGGCGAAGGAGAAGCCCGGCACGGCACGGCGCCTTCCCGCGCAGGGCGGGCCGAAGTGGCCGGGTCACACGGCCGCCACTCCGGCGGATCCGGCCGATTCGAACGCGACGCCGCCGCAGGTCCAGGACTGA
- a CDS encoding FAD-dependent oxidoreductase yields MANGTERLVVVGGDAAGMSAASQARRLKGPAELEITAFERGHFTSYSACGIPYWIGGLVEGRDELIARTPEEHRARDIDLRTRTEVVELDLAGQRVRARDLDSGSEYWTGYDKLVLATGARPVRPRLPGIGAHGVHGVQTLDDGQRLLADLERTAGRRAVVVGAGYIGVEMAEALLGRGFEVTVLHRGEQPMSTLDPDMGGLVHGAMNRMGIRTVARAEVTEILIDGEGRARAVTTAAGDEYPADVVVLGIGVEPRTALARAAGLPLGESGGLLTDLSMRVRGHENIWSGGDCVEVLDLVAGRMRHIPLGTHANKHGQVIGSGVGGGYATFPGVVGTAVSKVCDLEIARTGLRERDALSVGLRFVTATISSTNTAGYYPEAAEMTVKMLAERRTGRLLGVQIVGGAGSAKRVDIAAVALTAGMTVDQIVSLDLGYAPPFSPVWDPVLVAARKAVSAVRAAGV; encoded by the coding sequence ATGGCGAACGGCACGGAGCGGCTGGTGGTGGTGGGCGGTGACGCGGCGGGGATGTCCGCCGCGTCACAGGCCCGGCGGCTCAAGGGCCCGGCGGAGCTGGAGATCACCGCGTTCGAGCGCGGGCACTTCACCTCGTACTCGGCGTGCGGGATCCCGTACTGGATCGGGGGCCTGGTCGAAGGCCGGGACGAGCTGATCGCCCGGACGCCCGAGGAGCACCGCGCGCGGGACATCGACCTGCGGACGCGGACGGAGGTCGTGGAGCTGGACCTCGCGGGGCAGCGGGTGCGTGCCCGGGATCTGGACTCCGGTTCCGAGTACTGGACGGGGTACGACAAGCTCGTCCTCGCCACCGGCGCCCGGCCGGTCCGCCCCCGGCTGCCCGGCATCGGCGCGCACGGGGTGCACGGGGTGCAGACGCTGGACGACGGGCAGCGGCTGCTGGCGGATCTGGAACGGACGGCGGGCCGCCGGGCAGTGGTCGTGGGCGCCGGGTACATCGGCGTGGAGATGGCGGAGGCCCTGCTCGGGCGGGGCTTCGAGGTCACCGTGCTGCACCGGGGCGAGCAGCCGATGTCCACGCTGGACCCGGACATGGGCGGTCTGGTGCACGGCGCGATGAACCGCATGGGGATCCGTACGGTCGCCCGCGCCGAGGTGACGGAGATCCTCATCGACGGCGAGGGCCGGGCCCGCGCCGTGACCACGGCGGCCGGGGACGAGTACCCGGCGGACGTGGTCGTCCTGGGCATCGGCGTGGAACCGCGCACGGCCCTGGCCCGCGCGGCGGGCCTGCCGCTGGGCGAGTCGGGCGGCCTGCTGACCGACCTCTCCATGCGGGTCCGCGGCCACGAGAACATCTGGTCGGGCGGCGACTGCGTGGAGGTCCTGGACCTGGTGGCGGGCCGGATGCGGCACATCCCGCTGGGCACGCACGCGAACAAGCACGGCCAGGTCATCGGCTCGGGCGTCGGCGGCGGCTACGCGACCTTCCCGGGCGTGGTCGGCACGGCCGTGAGCAAGGTCTGCGACCTGGAGATCGCCCGTACGGGCCTGCGCGAGCGGGACGCCCTGTCCGTCGGCCTCCGCTTCGTCACGGCGACGATCAGCTCGACGAACACGGCGGGCTACTACCCGGAGGCGGCGGAGATGACGGTGAAGATGCTGGCGGAACGCCGCACGGGCCGCCTGCTGGGCGTCCAGATCGTCGGCGGCGCGGGCTCCGCGAAGCGGGTGGACATCGCCGCGGTGGCCCTGACGGCCGGTATGACGGTGGACCAGATCGTCTCCCTGGACCTGGGCTACGCCCCACCGTTCTCCCCCGTCTGGGACCCGGTCCTGGTGGCGGCCCGCAAGGCGGTCTCGGCGGTACGGGCGGCGGGGGTCTAA
- a CDS encoding NADAR family protein codes for MTWHGPTFRISDGETINGAWCLVWRRHDLLDDHHPENLFVYADGRITRGGYEATDLAGLARLLASGKVALTLPDGRERTAEPSKWLARYPEPRTDESFLAEVADEISRLAGRPSAHDLLMEAVRAYRRETTEANRALLRVAYLAVPAHLRVFVLGDMDRQDRPLRILVTDLGEPVDGDGPVATPELHQGALDYFADVDASVERAEQERVVRYADAPVGAPQPPVVLHETVYPRGWPAELGTFALRNDYDAPFTYAGETYPTVVHGYWALFAADRADHDRIRAAATAREAQELGAGAAGRADWAARRLAVMAGLLRAKFDQHPRLAELLAATGEGAILYTGISDAPFWRDEGPRGGRNWIGRLLELIRSELLAAGAGAGRAG; via the coding sequence ATGACATGGCACGGGCCGACGTTTCGCATATCCGACGGAGAGACCATCAACGGGGCCTGGTGCCTCGTGTGGCGCAGGCACGACCTGCTGGACGACCACCACCCCGAGAACCTGTTCGTCTACGCGGACGGCAGGATCACCCGCGGGGGCTACGAGGCGACCGATCTCGCCGGGCTGGCGAGACTGTTGGCCTCGGGGAAGGTCGCGCTCACGCTGCCGGACGGCCGCGAGCGGACCGCCGAGCCTTCGAAGTGGCTCGCCCGCTACCCCGAGCCGCGGACCGACGAGAGCTTCCTCGCGGAAGTGGCCGACGAGATCTCCCGGCTGGCGGGCCGGCCCTCGGCCCACGACCTGCTCATGGAGGCCGTCCGGGCCTACCGCCGCGAGACCACGGAGGCCAACCGGGCCCTGCTCAGGGTCGCGTACCTCGCCGTCCCGGCCCACCTGCGGGTCTTCGTCCTGGGGGACATGGACCGGCAGGACCGGCCGCTGCGGATCCTGGTGACCGACCTCGGCGAGCCCGTGGACGGGGACGGGCCGGTGGCCACGCCGGAACTGCACCAAGGCGCCCTGGACTACTTCGCCGACGTGGACGCGAGCGTGGAGCGGGCCGAGCAGGAGCGGGTTGTCCGGTACGCGGATGCGCCGGTCGGGGCCCCACAGCCACCGGTCGTCCTCCACGAGACCGTGTATCCCCGGGGATGGCCCGCCGAACTCGGCACGTTCGCGCTGCGCAACGACTACGACGCCCCCTTCACCTACGCAGGGGAGACCTACCCCACCGTGGTGCACGGCTACTGGGCGCTCTTCGCCGCCGACCGGGCCGACCACGACCGGATCCGTGCCGCCGCGACCGCCCGCGAGGCGCAGGAGCTGGGCGCAGGGGCCGCGGGGCGCGCGGACTGGGCGGCCCGGCGGCTCGCCGTCATGGCCGGGCTGCTGCGGGCCAAGTTCGACCAGCATCCGCGGCTCGCGGAGCTGCTGGCCGCCACCGGGGAGGGGGCGATCCTCTACACCGGTATCTCCGACGCCCCCTTCTGGCGTGACGAGGGCCCCCGCGGCGGCCGGAACTGGATCGGCCGCCTGCTGGAGCTGATCCGTTCCGAACTCCTCGCCGCGGGCGCGGGCGCGGGCCGGGCCGGTTAG
- the hemE gene encoding uroporphyrinogen decarboxylase, producing MSANTRPTGTPSQTYDSAFLKACRREPVPHTPVWFMRQAGRSLPEYRKVREGTQMLESCMRPDLVTEITMQPVRRHNVDAAIFFSDIVVPLKAIGIDLDIKPGIGPVVAQPIRRREDLAQLRDLTPEDVSYVTEAIGMLTGELGSTPLIGFAGAPFTLASYLVEGGPSKNHEHTKALMYGDPELWADLLDRLAEITSSFLKVQIEAGASAIQLFDSWVGALAPADYRRSVMPASAKVLESVASYGVPRIHFGVGTGELLGLMGEAGADVMGVDYRVSLNEAVKRVGPGKALQGNLDPAVLFSTPEAVETKTREVLDAAADLEGHIFNLGHGVLPTTNPDALTRLVDYVHTQTAV from the coding sequence GTGAGCGCCAACACCCGCCCCACGGGCACGCCGAGCCAGACGTACGATTCCGCCTTCCTGAAGGCGTGCCGGCGCGAGCCGGTACCGCACACCCCCGTGTGGTTCATGCGACAGGCGGGGCGCTCGCTCCCCGAGTACCGCAAGGTGCGCGAGGGCACGCAGATGCTGGAATCCTGCATGCGGCCCGACCTGGTCACCGAGATCACGATGCAGCCGGTCCGCCGCCACAACGTGGACGCGGCCATCTTCTTCTCCGACATCGTGGTCCCGCTGAAGGCCATCGGCATCGACCTGGACATCAAGCCGGGCATCGGCCCGGTCGTCGCCCAGCCGATCCGCCGCCGCGAGGACCTCGCACAGCTGCGCGACCTCACCCCGGAGGACGTCTCCTACGTCACCGAGGCGATCGGCATGCTCACGGGTGAACTCGGCTCCACGCCGTTGATCGGCTTCGCCGGTGCGCCTTTCACCCTCGCGAGCTACCTGGTCGAGGGCGGCCCCTCCAAGAACCACGAGCACACCAAGGCCCTCATGTACGGGGACCCGGAGCTCTGGGCCGACCTGCTGGACCGCCTCGCCGAGATCACCTCCTCCTTCCTGAAGGTGCAGATCGAGGCCGGCGCCTCCGCGATCCAGCTCTTCGACTCCTGGGTCGGCGCGCTCGCCCCGGCGGACTACCGCCGCTCCGTGATGCCCGCCTCCGCGAAGGTCCTGGAGTCCGTGGCCTCGTACGGGGTCCCGCGCATCCACTTCGGCGTGGGCACGGGCGAGCTGCTCGGCCTCATGGGCGAGGCCGGCGCGGACGTCATGGGCGTCGACTACCGGGTCTCCCTGAACGAAGCCGTCAAGCGGGTCGGCCCCGGCAAGGCGCTCCAGGGCAACCTGGACCCGGCGGTCCTCTTCTCCACCCCCGAGGCGGTGGAGACCAAGACCCGCGAGGTCCTGGACGCCGCGGCGGACCTGGAGGGCCACATCTTCAACCTGGGCCACGGCGTCCTCCCGACGACGAACCCGGACGCCCTGACCCGCCTGGTGGACTACGTCCACACGCAGACGGCGGTCTGA
- a CDS encoding DUF3000 domain-containing protein: MAAAQGRFSDGADGTDSAKDSSVPLPFRRAVDGLKKARLRQGIEIDPTKPPQRLAPHAYALEAAVVDGDEDLADGRLILLHDPAGHDAWQGTFRLVTLVRAELEPEMAVDPLLPEVCWSWLTGALDARGLTYGEASGTVTMAASHYFGGLGERRPATQIEIRASWTPREGVGGVPDTAAHLSAWCELLCQIAGLPPIGPTETVTGVVSLPQRRGPHHPQG, from the coding sequence ATGGCTGCGGCTCAGGGACGATTTTCAGATGGCGCTGACGGTACGGACAGCGCGAAGGACAGCTCCGTCCCACTCCCGTTCCGGCGGGCGGTCGACGGCTTGAAGAAGGCGAGGCTGCGGCAGGGGATCGAGATCGACCCCACCAAACCGCCACAGAGACTGGCACCCCACGCGTACGCGCTGGAGGCGGCGGTCGTGGACGGTGACGAGGACCTGGCCGACGGCCGGCTCATCCTCTTGCACGACCCGGCCGGGCACGACGCCTGGCAGGGCACCTTCCGGCTGGTGACGCTCGTACGGGCGGAACTGGAGCCGGAGATGGCCGTGGACCCGCTCCTCCCCGAGGTGTGCTGGTCCTGGCTGACGGGGGCGCTGGACGCGCGTGGGCTGACGTACGGGGAGGCGAGCGGGACCGTCACCATGGCCGCTTCGCACTACTTCGGCGGGCTCGGAGAGCGGCGTCCGGCGACACAGATCGAGATCAGGGCCTCCTGGACGCCGCGCGAGGGCGTGGGCGGGGTGCCGGACACCGCCGCACACCTGTCGGCATGGTGCGAACTGCTGTGCCAGATCGCGGGGCTGCCGCCGATCGGACCGACCGAGACGGTGACCGGCGTGGTCTCGCTGCCCCAGCGGCGCGGTCCGCATCACCCTCAGGGGTAA
- a CDS encoding response regulator transcription factor, protein MSVLLEQPASLVAYRPNKPTAMVVVADPRVRSTVTRHLWALGVRDVIEASSIAEARPRIGSPRDICVADVHLPDGSGLTLLSETRAAGWPNGLALSAADDIGAVRNALAGGVKGYVVTGTRTNIGLPSRPGAAPIGAAAARMHRRPPGAPSHPGGYRELSGREVEVLRLVAEGQSNKAIGVSMGLSALTVKSHLARIARKLGTGDRAGMVAVALRTGIIH, encoded by the coding sequence GTGTCCGTTCTTCTCGAGCAGCCCGCAAGCCTGGTCGCCTACCGCCCGAACAAGCCGACGGCCATGGTCGTCGTGGCCGACCCGCGCGTGCGTTCCACCGTGACCCGCCATTTGTGGGCCCTCGGAGTACGCGACGTGATCGAGGCGTCGTCCATCGCGGAGGCCCGTCCACGCATCGGCAGCCCGCGCGACATCTGCGTGGCCGACGTACACCTGCCCGACGGTTCCGGTCTCACCCTGCTCTCCGAGACCCGCGCCGCCGGTTGGCCGAACGGCCTGGCCCTGTCCGCCGCCGACGACATCGGCGCCGTGCGCAACGCCCTCGCGGGCGGAGTGAAGGGCTACGTCGTCACCGGCACCCGGACCAACATCGGGCTCCCGTCCCGGCCCGGCGCCGCCCCCATCGGCGCCGCCGCGGCCCGTATGCACCGCCGCCCCCCGGGTGCCCCGAGCCACCCGGGCGGCTACCGAGAGCTCTCCGGCCGCGAGGTCGAGGTCCTGCGCCTCGTCGCGGAGGGCCAGTCCAACAAGGCCATCGGCGTTTCGATGGGCCTGTCCGCCCTGACCGTCAAGTCCCACCTCGCACGGATCGCCCGCAAGCTGGGCACCGGCGACCGGGCCGGGATGGTCGCCGTCGCCCTGCGGACCGGGATCATCCACTGA